One part of the Aricia agestis chromosome Z, ilAriAges1.1, whole genome shotgun sequence genome encodes these proteins:
- the LOC121738279 gene encoding ankyrin repeat domain-containing protein 11 isoform X2 codes for MPSSSRSRGSGRGPDGAPRAQVIAPMSERQQLALVMQISSQDAPPAAPTPAEERKRTRQQRNEHGETPLHVAAIKGDHEQVKKLLDQGQDPNEPDFAGWTALHEACSYGWLQVVMVLVNCGANVNAKGLDDDSPLHDATTSGNLKMVKFLVEHGADPFHRNAKGKTPSDYAAPHIYEYLQSLRDNARANNVGRTRYDSVKKSGNASASSDNSKRTEMEGLAQGEQFESKETPNQDKGSNNENRDDGMQLSSGVVSSTQDEGTSASKRTYTEDTQEAEAAEDDVSKRKKRKENEEKEPMAKPAPVARSGTNRILTGSKPPGPASKTGQASLGKGTSQSSAKGQSGSSSSGKGAQGQGKGSNSTKANAQSSHQGKSSNTKGSSGSQSNKQDRKSPVASPKPNQAKDNDGDGDDQKSQESSAPKVPPLKIVIPGGASGSNNRNEQEGGSGQRGSGKGRGSASTLPYVIPCTSTDNGQTSDSSDGTSDDKRTSEGGKAGQRVLRSHRTTDTDKERTSPHTETRSSSSNQTNFNKSPQQSGHDDHGPSTSSGRTESVPGTSPELHPRKRKIKASKDSHSREAKNEQAPDSTTAAHNITHSNPYQMYIHIRKQIERRQKSLFPVKPKPPKDFNKYLMNRCTYTLQSKVDLEPIVEVPPNLPPQMFNEFHSQEKARTRLRIQHLVEKEKLVLAVEQEILRVHGRAERAVANQALPFSVCTILRDKEVYNVLAPDQEEKRNAQRSRCNGRQINSWLQEVDDKWEKIKEGMLRRQHTEAETLHAVQMMGWEWKLKELGVCDYKSTPKIDPTHVPQIHVSNFDLPA; via the exons CTGGTGATGCAGATATCGTCCCAAGATGCTCCCCCAG CCGCTCCGACCCCTGCAGAAGAACGGAAACGCACCAGACAACAACGGAACGAACACGGAGAAACGCCTCTTCATGTAGCAGCAATTAAGGGAGACCACGAACAAGTAAAGAAGTTGCTCGACCAAGGCCAAGATCCAAATGAGCCCGACTTTGCTG GTTGGACAGCACTTCACGAGGCATGCAGCTATGGCTGGTTACAAGTTGTTATGGTGCTTGTGAATTGTGGCGCTAATGTTAATGCAAAAGGATTAGACGATGACTCGCCTCTTCATGACGCAACCACATCTGGAAACTTGAAAATGGTTAAATTTCTCGTTGAACATGGTGCCGATCCATTTCACAGAAATGCAAAGGGCAAAACACCCTCTGACTATGCTGCACCtcatatttatgaatatttgcaGTCATTAAGag ATAACGCGAGAGCTAACAACGTTGGCAGAACAAGGTATGACAGCGTTAAGAAAAGTGGCAATGCAAGTGCGAGTAGTGACAATAGTAAGAGAACTGAAATGGAGGGCCTAGCACAAGGTGAACAGTTTGAGAGTAAAGAAACTCCAAACCAGGATAAAGGAAGTAACAATGAGAACAGAGATG ATGGTATGCAGCTGAGTAGCGGTGTTGTGTCCTCCACTCAAGATGAGGGTACTTCAGCTTCAAAGAGGACATACACTGAAGACACTCAAGAGGCTGAGGCTGCAGAAGATGACGTCTCCAAACGCAAGAAGAGAAAAGAGAATGAAGAGAAAGAACCTATGGCCAAGCCTGCTCCAGTTGCAAGAAGTGGTACCAATCG AATCCTAACTGGTAGCAAACCTCCGGGCCCGGCGAGTAAAACTGGACAGGCGTCATTGGGTAAGGGTACATCGCAGAGTAGTGCCAAAGGACAATCGGGAAGTTCATCTTCAGGGAAAGGCGCACAGGGACAAGGCAAAGGCAGCAACAGCACAAAGGCCAATGCTCAAAGCTCACACCAG ggAAAATCAAGCAACACCAAAGGGTCATCTGGATCTCAATCAAACAAGCAAGATAGAAAAAGCCCGGTAGCAAGCCCTAAGCCAAATCAAGCAAAAGATAATGATGGTGACGGTGATGATCAGAAGAGTCAAGAATCATCAGCTCCGAAGGTCCCACCTCTGAAAATTGTCATTCCTGGAGGAGCAAGTGGCTCCAATAATAGGAATGAACAAGAAG GTGGTTCTGGGCAAAGGGGGAGTGGTAAGGGTAGAGGAAGTGCCTCCACCCTGCCCTATGTCATTCCCTGTACGAGCACAGACAACGGTCAGACGTCGGACAGCTCAGATGGAACATCAGATGACAAGAGAACTTCGGAAGGAGGAAAG GCCGGCCAAAGAGTCTTACGATCACACAGAACAACTGACACTGATAAGGAGAGAACTTCACCGCATACCGAGACTCGGTCCAGCTCGTCAAACCAAACCAATTTTAACAAGAGTCCACAACAGTCC GGACACGACGATCATGGGCCATCTACATCGTCCGGCAGAACTGAATCAg TCCCTGGTACTTCTCCAGAATTACATCCAAGGAAGAGGAAGATAAAGGCATCTAAGGACAGTCATTCTCGTGAGGCAAAGAATGAGCAGGCACCAGACAGCACGACTGCAGCTCACAACATCACACACTCTAACCCTTACCAGATGTATATCCATATTCGTAAACAg ATCGAGCGTCGTCAGAAATCCCTGTTTCCCGTAAAGCCCAAGCCGCCTAAGGATTTCAACAAGTATCTAATGAATCGGTGCACCTACACGCTACAGAGTAAAGTGGATTTAGAACCGATTGTAGAGGTACCACCGAACTTGCCTCCACAGATGTTCAATGAGTTCCATAGCCAGGAGAAAGCAag GACAAGACTTCGTATACAACATTTGGTCGAGAAGGAAAAATTAGTATTAGCTGTTGAACAAGAAATATTACGAGTCCATGGACGAGCTGAAAGAGCTGTAGCCAATCAG GCTCTACCGTTCTCTGTGTGCACAATACTACGAGACAAGGAGGTTTACAATGTTCTTGCTCCGGACCAAGAGGAGAAACGAAACGCGCAACGATCGCGGTGCAATGGCCGACAGATCAACTCTTGGCTGCAAGAGGTGGATGATAAGTGGGAAAAAATTAAG gagGGTATGCTTCGACGTCAACACACCGAAGCTGAGACATTACACGCCGTGCAGATGATGGGGTGGGAGTGGAAACTCAAGGAACTCGGAGTGTGCGATTACAAATCAACACCAAAAATCGATCCGACACATGTCCCCCAAATACACGTGTCGAATTTTGACTTGCCCGCTTGA
- the LOC121738279 gene encoding ankyrin repeat domain-containing protein 12 isoform X7 has product MPSSSRSRGSGRGPDGAPRAQVIAPMSERQQLALVMQISSQDAPPAAPTPAEERKRTRQQRNEHGETPLHVAAIKGDHEQVKKLLDQGQDPNEPDFADGMQLSSGVVSSTQDEGTSASKRTYTEDTQEAEAAEDDVSKRKKRKENEEKEPMAKPAPVARSGTNRILTGSKPPGPASKTGQASLGKGTSQSSAKGQSGSSSSGKGAQGQGKGSNSTKANAQSSHQGKSSNTKGSSGSQSNKQDRKSPVASPKPNQAKDNDGDGDDQKSQESSAPKVPPLKIVIPGGASGSNNRNEQEGDGGSGQRGSGKGRGSASTLPYVIPCTSTDNGQTSDSSDGTSDDKRTSEGGKAGQRVLRSHRTTDTDKERTSPHTETRSSSSNQTNFNKSPQQSGHDDHGPSTSSGRTESVPGTSPELHPRKRKIKASKDSHSREAKNEQAPDSTTAAHNITHSNPYQMYIHIRKQIERRQKSLFPVKPKPPKDFNKYLMNRCTYTLQSKVDLEPIVEVPPNLPPQMFNEFHSQEKARTRLRIQHLVEKEKLVLAVEQEILRVHGRAERAVANQALPFSVCTILRDKEVYNVLAPDQEEKRNAQRSRCNGRQINSWLQEVDDKWEKIKEGMLRRQHTEAETLHAVQMMGWEWKLKELGVCDYKSTPKIDPTHVPQIHVSNFDLPA; this is encoded by the exons CTGGTGATGCAGATATCGTCCCAAGATGCTCCCCCAG CCGCTCCGACCCCTGCAGAAGAACGGAAACGCACCAGACAACAACGGAACGAACACGGAGAAACGCCTCTTCATGTAGCAGCAATTAAGGGAGACCACGAACAAGTAAAGAAGTTGCTCGACCAAGGCCAAGATCCAAATGAGCCCGACTTTGCTG ATGGTATGCAGCTGAGTAGCGGTGTTGTGTCCTCCACTCAAGATGAGGGTACTTCAGCTTCAAAGAGGACATACACTGAAGACACTCAAGAGGCTGAGGCTGCAGAAGATGACGTCTCCAAACGCAAGAAGAGAAAAGAGAATGAAGAGAAAGAACCTATGGCCAAGCCTGCTCCAGTTGCAAGAAGTGGTACCAATCG AATCCTAACTGGTAGCAAACCTCCGGGCCCGGCGAGTAAAACTGGACAGGCGTCATTGGGTAAGGGTACATCGCAGAGTAGTGCCAAAGGACAATCGGGAAGTTCATCTTCAGGGAAAGGCGCACAGGGACAAGGCAAAGGCAGCAACAGCACAAAGGCCAATGCTCAAAGCTCACACCAG ggAAAATCAAGCAACACCAAAGGGTCATCTGGATCTCAATCAAACAAGCAAGATAGAAAAAGCCCGGTAGCAAGCCCTAAGCCAAATCAAGCAAAAGATAATGATGGTGACGGTGATGATCAGAAGAGTCAAGAATCATCAGCTCCGAAGGTCCCACCTCTGAAAATTGTCATTCCTGGAGGAGCAAGTGGCTCCAATAATAGGAATGAACAAGAAGGTGATG GTGGTTCTGGGCAAAGGGGGAGTGGTAAGGGTAGAGGAAGTGCCTCCACCCTGCCCTATGTCATTCCCTGTACGAGCACAGACAACGGTCAGACGTCGGACAGCTCAGATGGAACATCAGATGACAAGAGAACTTCGGAAGGAGGAAAG GCCGGCCAAAGAGTCTTACGATCACACAGAACAACTGACACTGATAAGGAGAGAACTTCACCGCATACCGAGACTCGGTCCAGCTCGTCAAACCAAACCAATTTTAACAAGAGTCCACAACAGTCC GGACACGACGATCATGGGCCATCTACATCGTCCGGCAGAACTGAATCAg TCCCTGGTACTTCTCCAGAATTACATCCAAGGAAGAGGAAGATAAAGGCATCTAAGGACAGTCATTCTCGTGAGGCAAAGAATGAGCAGGCACCAGACAGCACGACTGCAGCTCACAACATCACACACTCTAACCCTTACCAGATGTATATCCATATTCGTAAACAg ATCGAGCGTCGTCAGAAATCCCTGTTTCCCGTAAAGCCCAAGCCGCCTAAGGATTTCAACAAGTATCTAATGAATCGGTGCACCTACACGCTACAGAGTAAAGTGGATTTAGAACCGATTGTAGAGGTACCACCGAACTTGCCTCCACAGATGTTCAATGAGTTCCATAGCCAGGAGAAAGCAag GACAAGACTTCGTATACAACATTTGGTCGAGAAGGAAAAATTAGTATTAGCTGTTGAACAAGAAATATTACGAGTCCATGGACGAGCTGAAAGAGCTGTAGCCAATCAG GCTCTACCGTTCTCTGTGTGCACAATACTACGAGACAAGGAGGTTTACAATGTTCTTGCTCCGGACCAAGAGGAGAAACGAAACGCGCAACGATCGCGGTGCAATGGCCGACAGATCAACTCTTGGCTGCAAGAGGTGGATGATAAGTGGGAAAAAATTAAG gagGGTATGCTTCGACGTCAACACACCGAAGCTGAGACATTACACGCCGTGCAGATGATGGGGTGGGAGTGGAAACTCAAGGAACTCGGAGTGTGCGATTACAAATCAACACCAAAAATCGATCCGACACATGTCCCCCAAATACACGTGTCGAATTTTGACTTGCCCGCTTGA
- the LOC121738279 gene encoding ankyrin repeat domain-containing protein 11 isoform X6, with protein sequence MPSSSRSRGSGRGPDGAPRAQVIAPMSERQQLALVMQISSQDAPPAAPTPAEERKRTRQQRNEHGETPLHVAAIKGDHEQVKKLLDQGQDPNEPDFADNARANNVGRTRYDSVKKSGNASASSDNSKRTEMEGLAQGEQFESKETPNQDKGSNNENRDDGMQLSSGVVSSTQDEGTSASKRTYTEDTQEAEAAEDDVSKRKKRKENEEKEPMAKPAPVARSGTNRILTGSKPPGPASKTGQASLGKGTSQSSAKGQSGSSSSGKGAQGQGKGSNSTKANAQSSHQGKSSNTKGSSGSQSNKQDRKSPVASPKPNQAKDNDGDGDDQKSQESSAPKVPPLKIVIPGGASGSNNRNEQEGDGGSGQRGSGKGRGSASTLPYVIPCTSTDNGQTSDSSDGTSDDKRTSEGGKAGQRVLRSHRTTDTDKERTSPHTETRSSSSNQTNFNKSPQQSGHDDHGPSTSSGRTESVPGTSPELHPRKRKIKASKDSHSREAKNEQAPDSTTAAHNITHSNPYQMYIHIRKQIERRQKSLFPVKPKPPKDFNKYLMNRCTYTLQSKVDLEPIVEVPPNLPPQMFNEFHSQEKARTRLRIQHLVEKEKLVLAVEQEILRVHGRAERAVANQALPFSVCTILRDKEVYNVLAPDQEEKRNAQRSRCNGRQINSWLQEVDDKWEKIKEGMLRRQHTEAETLHAVQMMGWEWKLKELGVCDYKSTPKIDPTHVPQIHVSNFDLPA encoded by the exons CTGGTGATGCAGATATCGTCCCAAGATGCTCCCCCAG CCGCTCCGACCCCTGCAGAAGAACGGAAACGCACCAGACAACAACGGAACGAACACGGAGAAACGCCTCTTCATGTAGCAGCAATTAAGGGAGACCACGAACAAGTAAAGAAGTTGCTCGACCAAGGCCAAGATCCAAATGAGCCCGACTTTGCTG ATAACGCGAGAGCTAACAACGTTGGCAGAACAAGGTATGACAGCGTTAAGAAAAGTGGCAATGCAAGTGCGAGTAGTGACAATAGTAAGAGAACTGAAATGGAGGGCCTAGCACAAGGTGAACAGTTTGAGAGTAAAGAAACTCCAAACCAGGATAAAGGAAGTAACAATGAGAACAGAGATG ATGGTATGCAGCTGAGTAGCGGTGTTGTGTCCTCCACTCAAGATGAGGGTACTTCAGCTTCAAAGAGGACATACACTGAAGACACTCAAGAGGCTGAGGCTGCAGAAGATGACGTCTCCAAACGCAAGAAGAGAAAAGAGAATGAAGAGAAAGAACCTATGGCCAAGCCTGCTCCAGTTGCAAGAAGTGGTACCAATCG AATCCTAACTGGTAGCAAACCTCCGGGCCCGGCGAGTAAAACTGGACAGGCGTCATTGGGTAAGGGTACATCGCAGAGTAGTGCCAAAGGACAATCGGGAAGTTCATCTTCAGGGAAAGGCGCACAGGGACAAGGCAAAGGCAGCAACAGCACAAAGGCCAATGCTCAAAGCTCACACCAG ggAAAATCAAGCAACACCAAAGGGTCATCTGGATCTCAATCAAACAAGCAAGATAGAAAAAGCCCGGTAGCAAGCCCTAAGCCAAATCAAGCAAAAGATAATGATGGTGACGGTGATGATCAGAAGAGTCAAGAATCATCAGCTCCGAAGGTCCCACCTCTGAAAATTGTCATTCCTGGAGGAGCAAGTGGCTCCAATAATAGGAATGAACAAGAAGGTGATG GTGGTTCTGGGCAAAGGGGGAGTGGTAAGGGTAGAGGAAGTGCCTCCACCCTGCCCTATGTCATTCCCTGTACGAGCACAGACAACGGTCAGACGTCGGACAGCTCAGATGGAACATCAGATGACAAGAGAACTTCGGAAGGAGGAAAG GCCGGCCAAAGAGTCTTACGATCACACAGAACAACTGACACTGATAAGGAGAGAACTTCACCGCATACCGAGACTCGGTCCAGCTCGTCAAACCAAACCAATTTTAACAAGAGTCCACAACAGTCC GGACACGACGATCATGGGCCATCTACATCGTCCGGCAGAACTGAATCAg TCCCTGGTACTTCTCCAGAATTACATCCAAGGAAGAGGAAGATAAAGGCATCTAAGGACAGTCATTCTCGTGAGGCAAAGAATGAGCAGGCACCAGACAGCACGACTGCAGCTCACAACATCACACACTCTAACCCTTACCAGATGTATATCCATATTCGTAAACAg ATCGAGCGTCGTCAGAAATCCCTGTTTCCCGTAAAGCCCAAGCCGCCTAAGGATTTCAACAAGTATCTAATGAATCGGTGCACCTACACGCTACAGAGTAAAGTGGATTTAGAACCGATTGTAGAGGTACCACCGAACTTGCCTCCACAGATGTTCAATGAGTTCCATAGCCAGGAGAAAGCAag GACAAGACTTCGTATACAACATTTGGTCGAGAAGGAAAAATTAGTATTAGCTGTTGAACAAGAAATATTACGAGTCCATGGACGAGCTGAAAGAGCTGTAGCCAATCAG GCTCTACCGTTCTCTGTGTGCACAATACTACGAGACAAGGAGGTTTACAATGTTCTTGCTCCGGACCAAGAGGAGAAACGAAACGCGCAACGATCGCGGTGCAATGGCCGACAGATCAACTCTTGGCTGCAAGAGGTGGATGATAAGTGGGAAAAAATTAAG gagGGTATGCTTCGACGTCAACACACCGAAGCTGAGACATTACACGCCGTGCAGATGATGGGGTGGGAGTGGAAACTCAAGGAACTCGGAGTGTGCGATTACAAATCAACACCAAAAATCGATCCGACACATGTCCCCCAAATACACGTGTCGAATTTTGACTTGCCCGCTTGA
- the LOC121738279 gene encoding ankyrin repeat domain-containing protein 11 isoform X1 translates to MPSSSRSRGSGRGPDGAPRAQVIAPMSERQQLALVMQISSQDAPPAAPTPAEERKRTRQQRNEHGETPLHVAAIKGDHEQVKKLLDQGQDPNEPDFAGWTALHEACSYGWLQVVMVLVNCGANVNAKGLDDDSPLHDATTSGNLKMVKFLVEHGADPFHRNAKGKTPSDYAAPHIYEYLQSLRDNARANNVGRTRYDSVKKSGNASASSDNSKRTEMEGLAQGEQFESKETPNQDKGSNNENRDDGMQLSSGVVSSTQDEGTSASKRTYTEDTQEAEAAEDDVSKRKKRKENEEKEPMAKPAPVARSGTNRILTGSKPPGPASKTGQASLGKGTSQSSAKGQSGSSSSGKGAQGQGKGSNSTKANAQSSHQGKSSNTKGSSGSQSNKQDRKSPVASPKPNQAKDNDGDGDDQKSQESSAPKVPPLKIVIPGGASGSNNRNEQEGDGGSGQRGSGKGRGSASTLPYVIPCTSTDNGQTSDSSDGTSDDKRTSEGGKAGQRVLRSHRTTDTDKERTSPHTETRSSSSNQTNFNKSPQQSGHDDHGPSTSSGRTESVPGTSPELHPRKRKIKASKDSHSREAKNEQAPDSTTAAHNITHSNPYQMYIHIRKQIERRQKSLFPVKPKPPKDFNKYLMNRCTYTLQSKVDLEPIVEVPPNLPPQMFNEFHSQEKARTRLRIQHLVEKEKLVLAVEQEILRVHGRAERAVANQALPFSVCTILRDKEVYNVLAPDQEEKRNAQRSRCNGRQINSWLQEVDDKWEKIKEGMLRRQHTEAETLHAVQMMGWEWKLKELGVCDYKSTPKIDPTHVPQIHVSNFDLPA, encoded by the exons CTGGTGATGCAGATATCGTCCCAAGATGCTCCCCCAG CCGCTCCGACCCCTGCAGAAGAACGGAAACGCACCAGACAACAACGGAACGAACACGGAGAAACGCCTCTTCATGTAGCAGCAATTAAGGGAGACCACGAACAAGTAAAGAAGTTGCTCGACCAAGGCCAAGATCCAAATGAGCCCGACTTTGCTG GTTGGACAGCACTTCACGAGGCATGCAGCTATGGCTGGTTACAAGTTGTTATGGTGCTTGTGAATTGTGGCGCTAATGTTAATGCAAAAGGATTAGACGATGACTCGCCTCTTCATGACGCAACCACATCTGGAAACTTGAAAATGGTTAAATTTCTCGTTGAACATGGTGCCGATCCATTTCACAGAAATGCAAAGGGCAAAACACCCTCTGACTATGCTGCACCtcatatttatgaatatttgcaGTCATTAAGag ATAACGCGAGAGCTAACAACGTTGGCAGAACAAGGTATGACAGCGTTAAGAAAAGTGGCAATGCAAGTGCGAGTAGTGACAATAGTAAGAGAACTGAAATGGAGGGCCTAGCACAAGGTGAACAGTTTGAGAGTAAAGAAACTCCAAACCAGGATAAAGGAAGTAACAATGAGAACAGAGATG ATGGTATGCAGCTGAGTAGCGGTGTTGTGTCCTCCACTCAAGATGAGGGTACTTCAGCTTCAAAGAGGACATACACTGAAGACACTCAAGAGGCTGAGGCTGCAGAAGATGACGTCTCCAAACGCAAGAAGAGAAAAGAGAATGAAGAGAAAGAACCTATGGCCAAGCCTGCTCCAGTTGCAAGAAGTGGTACCAATCG AATCCTAACTGGTAGCAAACCTCCGGGCCCGGCGAGTAAAACTGGACAGGCGTCATTGGGTAAGGGTACATCGCAGAGTAGTGCCAAAGGACAATCGGGAAGTTCATCTTCAGGGAAAGGCGCACAGGGACAAGGCAAAGGCAGCAACAGCACAAAGGCCAATGCTCAAAGCTCACACCAG ggAAAATCAAGCAACACCAAAGGGTCATCTGGATCTCAATCAAACAAGCAAGATAGAAAAAGCCCGGTAGCAAGCCCTAAGCCAAATCAAGCAAAAGATAATGATGGTGACGGTGATGATCAGAAGAGTCAAGAATCATCAGCTCCGAAGGTCCCACCTCTGAAAATTGTCATTCCTGGAGGAGCAAGTGGCTCCAATAATAGGAATGAACAAGAAGGTGATG GTGGTTCTGGGCAAAGGGGGAGTGGTAAGGGTAGAGGAAGTGCCTCCACCCTGCCCTATGTCATTCCCTGTACGAGCACAGACAACGGTCAGACGTCGGACAGCTCAGATGGAACATCAGATGACAAGAGAACTTCGGAAGGAGGAAAG GCCGGCCAAAGAGTCTTACGATCACACAGAACAACTGACACTGATAAGGAGAGAACTTCACCGCATACCGAGACTCGGTCCAGCTCGTCAAACCAAACCAATTTTAACAAGAGTCCACAACAGTCC GGACACGACGATCATGGGCCATCTACATCGTCCGGCAGAACTGAATCAg TCCCTGGTACTTCTCCAGAATTACATCCAAGGAAGAGGAAGATAAAGGCATCTAAGGACAGTCATTCTCGTGAGGCAAAGAATGAGCAGGCACCAGACAGCACGACTGCAGCTCACAACATCACACACTCTAACCCTTACCAGATGTATATCCATATTCGTAAACAg ATCGAGCGTCGTCAGAAATCCCTGTTTCCCGTAAAGCCCAAGCCGCCTAAGGATTTCAACAAGTATCTAATGAATCGGTGCACCTACACGCTACAGAGTAAAGTGGATTTAGAACCGATTGTAGAGGTACCACCGAACTTGCCTCCACAGATGTTCAATGAGTTCCATAGCCAGGAGAAAGCAag GACAAGACTTCGTATACAACATTTGGTCGAGAAGGAAAAATTAGTATTAGCTGTTGAACAAGAAATATTACGAGTCCATGGACGAGCTGAAAGAGCTGTAGCCAATCAG GCTCTACCGTTCTCTGTGTGCACAATACTACGAGACAAGGAGGTTTACAATGTTCTTGCTCCGGACCAAGAGGAGAAACGAAACGCGCAACGATCGCGGTGCAATGGCCGACAGATCAACTCTTGGCTGCAAGAGGTGGATGATAAGTGGGAAAAAATTAAG gagGGTATGCTTCGACGTCAACACACCGAAGCTGAGACATTACACGCCGTGCAGATGATGGGGTGGGAGTGGAAACTCAAGGAACTCGGAGTGTGCGATTACAAATCAACACCAAAAATCGATCCGACACATGTCCCCCAAATACACGTGTCGAATTTTGACTTGCCCGCTTGA